From Actinopolymorpha sp. NPDC004070, the proteins below share one genomic window:
- a CDS encoding RNA polymerase sigma-70 factor: MPLTPSDVDRFERARPRLEAIAYRLLGSAHEAQDVVQETFLRWHAADVDRIEVPEAWLTKVLTNLCLNQLTSARARRETYVGRWLPEPLLAGDPMLGPADTAEQRESVSYAVLTLMERLSPDERAVYVLREAFGYPHREIAEILDITEAASQQILHRARKHVELGKARSEIDQAAARRIVEEFLAAATSGRTDELVRLLTKDAIAIGDGGGKVPARTKGFEGAVAVAKFVWGLFKPAESKRAIVGGLPEIHAWAANGEPAVVAVVAGRVVAVMCLEVTAEGITACRMQANPDKLERATEQWAAASHGEPLLVM, encoded by the coding sequence GTGCCTCTGACTCCGAGCGACGTCGACCGGTTCGAGCGAGCGAGGCCCCGCCTGGAGGCCATCGCCTACCGTCTCCTCGGCTCCGCACACGAGGCACAGGACGTCGTGCAGGAGACGTTCCTGCGGTGGCACGCCGCCGACGTCGACCGCATCGAGGTCCCCGAGGCCTGGCTGACGAAGGTGCTCACCAACCTGTGCCTCAACCAGCTCACCTCCGCCCGGGCACGCCGCGAGACCTACGTGGGCCGATGGCTCCCGGAGCCGCTGCTCGCGGGCGACCCGATGCTCGGGCCGGCCGACACCGCCGAGCAGCGCGAATCGGTGTCGTACGCGGTCCTCACCCTCATGGAGCGCCTGTCTCCCGACGAACGGGCCGTGTACGTGTTGCGGGAGGCGTTCGGCTACCCGCACCGGGAGATCGCCGAGATCCTCGACATCACCGAGGCCGCCAGCCAGCAGATCCTCCACCGTGCCAGGAAGCATGTCGAGCTCGGCAAGGCCCGCAGCGAGATCGACCAGGCCGCTGCCCGGCGGATCGTCGAAGAGTTCCTCGCGGCCGCCACCAGCGGCCGGACCGATGAGCTCGTACGCCTGCTCACCAAGGACGCGATCGCGATCGGCGACGGCGGAGGGAAGGTTCCGGCACGCACCAAGGGGTTCGAGGGGGCCGTCGCGGTGGCGAAGTTCGTGTGGGGTCTGTTCAAGCCTGCCGAGTCCAAGCGCGCGATCGTCGGCGGCTTGCCCGAGATCCACGCCTGGGCCGCCAATGGCGAACCCGCGGTCGTGGCCGTCGTGGCGGGCCGGGTCGTCGCGGTCATGTGCCTGGAGGTCACCGCCGAGGGCATCACCGCCTGCCGGATGCAGGCGAACCCCGACAAGCTCGAACGCGCGACCGAGCAGTGGGCGGCGGCCAGCCATGGGGAGCCTCTGCTCGTGATGTGA
- a CDS encoding ABC transporter permease gives MLTFVLRRVLYMVPTVFLISVVTFAIISLPPGDYLTTLVAQMRAQGVQVDAGQLATLEQRYGLGQPLYVQYLKWISAIGLHLDFGQSFQYNRPVADLLAQRLPLTIVMALTTLVFTWVIAFPVGLYSAVRQYSLGDYLFTTIGFLGLAVPNFLIALVLMYLGYRFFGLSVGGLFSPTFADARWNLGKVVDLLGHLWVPVVVLGTAGTAGLIRILRNNLLDELRKPYVVAARARGIRERKIVVKYPLRIAMNPFVSTIGWILPLLVSGEVIVAQVLSLPTTGPLLLSALLSQDMYLAGSLILIVSVLTVIGTLLSDIALAWLDPRVRLGDR, from the coding sequence ATGCTCACCTTCGTACTGCGCCGTGTGCTCTACATGGTCCCCACGGTGTTCCTGATCTCGGTGGTGACGTTCGCGATCATCTCCCTGCCGCCGGGTGACTACCTGACGACCCTGGTCGCGCAGATGCGGGCGCAGGGTGTGCAGGTCGACGCCGGCCAGCTCGCCACGCTCGAACAGCGGTACGGGCTTGGCCAGCCTCTCTACGTGCAGTACCTCAAGTGGATCTCCGCCATCGGCCTGCACCTGGACTTCGGTCAGTCGTTCCAGTACAACCGGCCCGTGGCGGACCTGCTCGCGCAGCGGTTGCCGCTCACCATCGTGATGGCGCTCACGACGTTGGTGTTCACCTGGGTGATCGCGTTTCCGGTCGGCCTCTACTCAGCCGTACGGCAGTACTCTCTCGGGGACTATCTCTTCACCACGATCGGGTTCCTCGGCCTGGCCGTGCCGAACTTCCTGATCGCCCTGGTCCTGATGTATCTCGGGTACCGCTTCTTCGGTCTCAGCGTGGGCGGGTTGTTCTCCCCGACGTTCGCCGACGCGCGGTGGAACCTCGGCAAGGTGGTCGACCTGCTGGGCCATCTGTGGGTGCCGGTGGTGGTGCTTGGTACGGCCGGAACCGCGGGACTGATCAGGATCCTGCGGAACAACCTGCTGGACGAGCTGCGCAAGCCCTACGTCGTAGCCGCCCGGGCTCGCGGAATTCGTGAACGCAAGATCGTGGTGAAGTATCCCCTGCGGATCGCCATGAACCCGTTCGTCTCGACCATCGGGTGGATCCTGCCGCTGCTGGTGTCCGGGGAGGTCATCGTCGCGCAGGTTCTGTCGCTGCCCACCACGGGGCCGTTGCTGCTGAGCGCTCTGCTCAGCCAGGACATGTACCTCGCCGGGTCGCTCATCCTCATCGTGAGCGTCCTCACCGTCATCGGCACGCTGCTGTCCGACATCGCGCTCGCCTGGCTTGATCCGCGCGTACGGCTGGGCGACCGGTAG
- a CDS encoding NAD(P)-dependent oxidoreductase, which produces MRVLVAGATGALGKELVPRLVEAVHEVFAMIRSEFRRARASQLGAVPVIADALDRAQVEAAVRQVAPEVIVHQLTAIGHVDTRHFERSFAATNRLRIEGTDNLLAAARAVGVRRFVAQSNGAFTYARTGGQVKTEQDPLENSPIASMAAMIAAIKHLEKAVLSADWTEGIVLRYGGFYGPGTSMAPGSQQVEMVRTRKFPIVGDGGGVWSFIHIADAAEATIAAVENGGRGVYNIVDDDPAPVAVWLPALAEMLGARKPMRVPRFIGRLAAGPAGVVLMTELRGASNAKAKRELGWQPAHPTWRQALLG; this is translated from the coding sequence ATGAGAGTGCTGGTGGCGGGAGCGACCGGAGCGTTGGGCAAGGAGCTGGTGCCGCGTCTGGTCGAGGCGGTACACGAGGTGTTCGCCATGATCCGCAGCGAATTCAGAAGGGCCAGGGCATCACAGCTCGGCGCGGTGCCGGTCATCGCCGATGCGCTCGATCGCGCCCAGGTCGAGGCAGCCGTGCGCCAGGTGGCACCGGAGGTGATCGTTCATCAGCTGACCGCCATCGGCCACGTCGACACCCGCCATTTCGAACGCAGCTTCGCCGCCACGAACCGGCTGCGGATCGAGGGCACCGACAACCTGCTCGCGGCTGCCCGCGCAGTGGGAGTACGACGGTTCGTCGCCCAGAGCAACGGCGCGTTCACCTACGCGCGGACCGGCGGGCAGGTCAAGACCGAACAGGACCCGCTGGAGAACTCCCCGATCGCCTCGATGGCTGCGATGATCGCCGCGATCAAGCACCTGGAGAAGGCGGTGCTGAGCGCGGACTGGACCGAGGGGATCGTGCTGCGCTACGGCGGGTTCTACGGACCCGGCACCTCCATGGCGCCGGGTTCCCAGCAGGTCGAGATGGTCCGCACGCGCAAGTTCCCGATCGTCGGCGACGGCGGCGGGGTGTGGTCGTTCATCCACATCGCCGACGCCGCCGAAGCCACGATCGCAGCGGTGGAGAACGGTGGCCGCGGTGTCTACAACATCGTCGACGACGATCCCGCCCCGGTCGCCGTGTGGTTGCCGGCGCTGGCGGAGATGCTCGGTGCCAGGAAGCCGATGCGCGTACCACGGTTCATCGGAAGGCTGGCAGCCGGACCAGCCGGCGTCGTGCTCATGACGGAGCTCCGTGGCGCGTCCAACGCCAAGGCCAAGCGCGAACTGGGCTGGCAGCCCGCACATCCCACCTGGCGACAGGCCCTCCTGGGGTGA
- a CDS encoding oligopeptide/dipeptide ABC transporter ATP-binding protein: MTSAPQEPLLRVENLRMHFPIRGRGLFARTKGHVHAVNDVSFSIRPGEVLGLVGESGCGKTTLGRCIVRSVQPTAGHLHYRTGSGGTVDLAALGNRELRPYQQRIRVVFQDPFSSLNPRMTILQIVGDPLVANGLARGAEVEDRVAEMLRLVGLSPGHMRRYPHAFSGGERQRVNIARALILQPELVIADEAVSALDVSVRAQILNLLRELQDQLNLTYLFISHDMSVVESICNRVAVMYLGRIVELADTDQVYRRPEHPYTEALLSAVPRPDPRLRGTGRRVRLPDNFPDPANPPDGCYFHTRCRYADEDRCVNEAPGLRSVLPAHLAACHHSEELRLVGVTSEHAEEAH; encoded by the coding sequence ATGACCTCTGCGCCACAGGAGCCGCTACTGCGGGTGGAGAACCTCCGGATGCACTTCCCCATCCGGGGGCGAGGGTTGTTCGCTCGTACGAAGGGCCATGTCCACGCGGTCAACGACGTGAGCTTCTCCATCAGGCCCGGCGAGGTGCTCGGGCTGGTCGGTGAGTCGGGCTGCGGCAAGACGACCCTCGGCCGGTGCATCGTCCGGAGCGTTCAGCCCACCGCCGGCCACCTTCACTATCGGACCGGGAGCGGCGGCACAGTGGACCTGGCCGCCCTGGGCAACCGTGAGTTGCGCCCGTACCAGCAGCGTATACGGGTCGTGTTCCAGGATCCGTTCTCCTCCCTGAACCCCCGGATGACGATCCTGCAGATCGTCGGCGATCCCCTGGTCGCCAACGGGCTGGCACGGGGTGCGGAGGTGGAGGACCGGGTCGCGGAGATGCTCAGGCTGGTGGGGCTGTCCCCGGGCCACATGCGCCGTTATCCGCACGCATTCTCCGGGGGAGAGCGGCAGCGGGTCAACATCGCCCGCGCACTCATCCTGCAACCGGAGCTTGTCATCGCCGACGAGGCTGTCTCCGCCCTGGACGTGTCCGTACGGGCACAGATCCTCAACCTGCTCAGGGAACTGCAGGATCAGCTCAACCTGACGTACCTGTTCATCTCCCACGACATGTCCGTGGTGGAGAGCATCTGCAACCGCGTAGCCGTGATGTACCTCGGCAGGATCGTCGAACTCGCCGACACCGACCAGGTGTACCGCCGGCCCGAGCACCCCTACACCGAGGCACTGTTGTCGGCAGTGCCCCGGCCCGATCCGCGGCTGCGCGGAACCGGCCGACGAGTTCGGCTGCCGGACAACTTCCCGGACCCCGCGAACCCGCCCGACGGGTGCTACTTCCACACCAGGTGCCGGTACGCCGACGAGGATCGATGCGTGAACGAAGCGCCGGGGCTTCGCTCGGTCCTTCCAGCACACCTGGCGGCGTGCCACCATTCCGAAGAACTGCGACTCGTCGGCGTGACCTCCGAACACGCCGAGGAGGCACACTGA
- a CDS encoding prenyltransferase — MHSAPQVVQTRQRPADALVVTDARSGILRTLFELPRPWFWPVSMVPVVMGMLFAHQVPGAPAAALQPGRSVVALLAAGPLLWSSVLAVNDAFDFETDRLNERRRHSPHVRGRLRRRQLLGCAAFAGAAACLLAAWGGGPIFTLGLAAVLVLGWIYSAPPVRLKGRPVWDVGCNALAVGVLGPMGGWCLTGSVWEYPLSLAITGLFTGAALYLPTLAIDVDADRAAGVRTTAVRFGPTVVRTAGTLSWTVAVLLTVYLTTRGQVLPRQLLPAQLTLSPLLWLAYVFLSRRPTIRRLAVLSAALGVAFVFLWIPV, encoded by the coding sequence ATGCACTCAGCTCCTCAGGTCGTGCAAACCCGGCAACGCCCCGCCGATGCACTCGTGGTCACCGATGCGCGGTCGGGCATCCTTCGGACGCTGTTCGAGCTGCCCCGTCCGTGGTTCTGGCCGGTGTCGATGGTGCCGGTGGTCATGGGGATGCTGTTCGCCCACCAGGTCCCGGGCGCACCCGCGGCCGCCCTGCAGCCCGGACGATCCGTGGTGGCGCTGCTCGCTGCCGGTCCGCTGCTGTGGTCGTCGGTTCTGGCTGTCAATGACGCCTTCGACTTCGAGACCGATCGCCTCAACGAACGCCGTCGGCACTCACCACACGTACGCGGCCGGCTCCGGAGGCGGCAACTCCTCGGGTGCGCGGCCTTCGCCGGGGCCGCAGCATGTCTGCTCGCGGCGTGGGGCGGGGGACCGATCTTCACCCTCGGGTTGGCCGCGGTTCTGGTCCTCGGCTGGATCTACAGCGCACCGCCGGTTCGGCTGAAGGGCCGCCCGGTCTGGGACGTGGGATGCAACGCGCTCGCGGTGGGGGTGCTGGGTCCGATGGGCGGATGGTGCCTGACGGGGTCGGTGTGGGAGTACCCGCTCTCGCTCGCGATCACTGGCCTTTTCACCGGCGCTGCTCTCTACCTGCCGACCCTCGCCATCGATGTCGACGCCGACCGCGCCGCCGGTGTCCGGACAACTGCGGTGAGGTTCGGACCGACCGTTGTGCGGACTGCCGGGACCCTCAGTTGGACGGTGGCCGTGCTGCTCACCGTGTATCTGACCACGCGCGGACAGGTACTGCCACGCCAGCTCCTTCCGGCACAGCTCACCCTGTCCCCCCTGCTGTGGTTGGCGTATGTGTTCCTCAGCCGCCGGCCGACGATCCGCAGACTGGCCGTGCTCTCCGCCGCGCTGGGGGTCGCGTTCGTCTTCTTGTGGATCCCGGTCTAG
- a CDS encoding ABC transporter permease, with translation MTTLPENPQSPRAGTASADPPPRAGAQPSPPPGSRQQRGSASQSRLVWRAFRKHRLAMIGAVVTLLLYLVAAFAEFLAPFSVAKFDQAHPYAPPQRLHVIDTSRGGWEFGLYVNGYVAGRDPDTLARVYRVDPSKKVEVRLFDRGEEYRLWGLIPSRTHLIGPVDDREPMYLLGSDQSGRDLFSRLVYGTRVSMTIGLIGVTMAFVLGVVLGGISGYFGGRTDTLIQRAVEFFMSVPTLPLWLGLAAAVPSGWGPLRRYFAITVILATFAWTDLARVTRGRFVSLRMEDFINSARLDGNRPARMILRHMLPLFTSHLIASLTLSIPGMILAETALSFLGLGLQAPVVSWGVLLQAAQDVQVVATAPWLMLPGVAVVLAVLSLNFVGDGLRDAADPYRQ, from the coding sequence ATGACCACACTGCCGGAGAACCCGCAGTCCCCACGCGCCGGGACCGCCTCCGCCGACCCACCCCCGCGGGCCGGAGCACAGCCGAGCCCGCCGCCCGGGAGCAGGCAACAGCGCGGGTCGGCGAGCCAGTCCCGGCTCGTGTGGCGGGCGTTCAGGAAACACCGCCTGGCCATGATCGGGGCGGTGGTCACCCTCCTGCTCTACCTGGTGGCAGCCTTCGCCGAATTCCTGGCGCCGTTCTCGGTCGCGAAGTTCGACCAGGCCCATCCCTACGCGCCGCCACAGCGCCTGCACGTGATCGACACCAGCCGCGGCGGATGGGAGTTCGGCCTGTACGTGAACGGCTACGTGGCGGGGAGGGATCCGGACACGCTGGCACGCGTCTACCGGGTCGATCCGTCGAAGAAGGTCGAGGTGCGGTTGTTCGACCGGGGAGAGGAGTACCGGCTGTGGGGGCTGATCCCGAGCCGGACGCACCTGATCGGGCCGGTGGACGACCGTGAGCCGATGTATCTCCTCGGCTCCGACCAGAGTGGACGCGACCTGTTCTCCCGCCTCGTCTACGGCACCCGGGTCTCGATGACGATCGGCCTGATCGGGGTCACCATGGCGTTCGTCCTGGGCGTGGTGCTCGGCGGGATCTCCGGATACTTCGGCGGCCGGACGGACACCCTGATCCAGCGTGCGGTCGAGTTCTTCATGTCCGTACCCACCCTGCCCCTCTGGCTCGGGCTCGCCGCCGCCGTACCCAGCGGGTGGGGTCCACTGCGGCGTTACTTCGCAATCACGGTGATCCTCGCGACGTTCGCCTGGACCGACCTGGCGCGGGTCACCCGGGGACGCTTCGTCTCGCTGCGGATGGAGGACTTCATCAACTCGGCAAGGCTGGACGGCAACCGGCCGGCGCGGATGATCCTGCGGCACATGCTCCCGCTGTTCACCAGCCACCTGATCGCCTCGCTCACGCTGTCGATCCCGGGCATGATCCTGGCCGAGACCGCACTTTCCTTCCTGGGACTGGGACTGCAGGCTCCGGTGGTCAGTTGGGGAGTGCTGCTGCAGGCCGCGCAGGACGTGCAGGTCGTCGCCACCGCCCCATGGTTGATGTTGCCGGGCGTGGCCGTCGTCCTCGCCGTACTTTCACTCAACTTCGTCGGGGACGGCCTTCGTGACGCGGCCGATCCCTATCGACAGTAG
- the larA gene encoding nickel-dependent lactate racemase yields the protein MSTHVGLAYGDSGLSLAVDPDVTTVVEPVHSAAAPSQLGSLRKALREPVAGLPLRDRVRPGQSVAISACDGTRPQPRQLMIPAIIEELDGIVALDDIVVLVATGTHRGNTEAELRHMFGHEVADTVRIVNHDARDASQLAWCGTHGNGVPVWLNREWTEADVRITTGFVEPHFFAGFSGGPKLVAPGLAGLETVLVLHDAARIGDPRATWGVTEGNPVHDDIRAIAATAGVTFALDVVLNRDKEIVAAFGGDLLPMHAAASSFAQQIAMRPVERQFDVVVTTNSGFPLDQNLYQAVKGMSAAYQVVRPGGTIICAAECRDGFPDHGLYRKTLESAGSPQALLAEIASRSVTVPDQWQIQIQAKIQAANRVVMHTGFLSDADLAAVQLEQTHDISATAAEALAAAGPGATMCVLPEGPQTIPYLARDH from the coding sequence ATGAGTACCCACGTTGGACTGGCGTACGGCGATTCCGGTCTGTCGCTGGCGGTGGATCCCGATGTGACGACAGTCGTCGAGCCCGTGCACAGCGCGGCGGCTCCAAGCCAGCTGGGCTCCCTTCGCAAGGCTCTGCGGGAGCCCGTGGCCGGCCTGCCGTTGCGCGACCGGGTTCGCCCCGGGCAGTCGGTGGCCATCTCGGCATGCGACGGAACCCGACCACAGCCGCGGCAGCTGATGATCCCCGCGATCATCGAGGAGCTGGACGGAATCGTGGCCCTGGACGACATCGTCGTCCTGGTCGCTACCGGCACCCATCGCGGAAACACCGAGGCCGAACTCCGTCACATGTTCGGTCACGAGGTTGCCGACACCGTACGCATCGTCAACCACGACGCACGAGACGCGTCCCAGCTGGCTTGGTGCGGAACGCACGGCAACGGCGTACCGGTGTGGCTGAACCGGGAATGGACCGAGGCGGACGTGAGGATCACCACCGGTTTCGTCGAACCCCACTTCTTCGCGGGCTTCTCCGGGGGTCCGAAGCTGGTGGCGCCAGGGCTCGCCGGCCTGGAGACGGTACTCGTCCTGCACGATGCGGCGAGGATCGGTGACCCCAGAGCGACCTGGGGTGTCACGGAGGGCAACCCGGTCCATGACGACATCCGAGCCATCGCCGCGACGGCCGGAGTGACGTTCGCACTGGACGTCGTACTGAATCGGGACAAGGAGATCGTCGCGGCATTCGGCGGAGATCTGCTGCCGATGCACGCGGCCGCGTCGTCGTTCGCGCAGCAGATCGCGATGCGCCCGGTCGAGCGACAGTTCGACGTCGTCGTGACCACGAACTCCGGATTTCCCCTTGACCAGAACCTCTACCAGGCGGTGAAGGGAATGTCGGCCGCGTATCAGGTCGTCCGGCCGGGCGGAACGATCATCTGTGCGGCCGAGTGCCGTGACGGCTTCCCGGACCACGGTCTGTACCGCAAGACACTGGAGTCGGCCGGTTCCCCGCAAGCCCTGCTGGCCGAGATTGCCTCCCGGTCCGTCACTGTTCCCGATCAATGGCAGATACAGATCCAGGCCAAGATTCAGGCAGCGAATCGAGTCGTGATGCACACCGGATTCCTGAGCGACGCGGATCTCGCCGCCGTACAACTCGAGCAGACCCACGACATCTCGGCAACTGCCGCCGAGGCTCTGGCGGCAGCGGGGCCGGGCGCGACGATGTGCGTTCTTCCGGAGGGGCCGCAGACCATTCCGTACCTGGCACGAGACCACTGA
- a CDS encoding ABC transporter ATP-binding protein produces the protein MAPDALLTVEGLRTHFFTDEGVVRAVDGVNLSLPAGRTVCVVGESGCGKSITARSILGLIDPPGRIVDGHIWWKEETDLAALNSHGERMRQVRGGQIAMVFQEPMATLSPAYTIANQLTEAILAHRDLTRDEAWRRGVQLLERVGIPRPTQTMNSFAFQLSGGMCQRVMIAMALSCEPSLLIADEPTTALDVTTQARIIDLLVDIQSDTGMSMMFITHDLGVVAEIADEVVVMYLGTVVEQGSVDDIFHDPKHPYTKALLASIPTMGRGARQPLNSIRGQVPHPLDRPAGCPFHPRCDYAVPGLCETVDPPVVELDGGRRVRCVRHDPDVMAGHLPMVGELGEDPR, from the coding sequence ATGGCGCCCGACGCACTGCTGACCGTCGAGGGACTCAGGACGCACTTCTTCACCGACGAGGGTGTCGTACGAGCGGTCGATGGTGTCAACTTGAGCCTGCCGGCCGGACGAACCGTCTGTGTGGTCGGGGAGTCGGGTTGTGGCAAGAGCATCACCGCGCGTTCCATCCTGGGCCTGATCGATCCGCCGGGACGGATCGTCGACGGCCACATCTGGTGGAAGGAAGAGACAGACCTCGCGGCCCTGAATTCCCACGGCGAACGCATGCGGCAGGTACGGGGTGGTCAGATCGCGATGGTCTTCCAGGAGCCGATGGCCACCCTCTCCCCGGCGTACACGATCGCGAACCAGTTGACCGAGGCGATCCTCGCCCATCGCGACCTGACCCGGGACGAGGCGTGGCGGCGCGGGGTCCAGTTGCTGGAGCGGGTGGGGATCCCGCGGCCCACCCAGACCATGAACAGCTTCGCGTTCCAGTTGTCCGGTGGCATGTGCCAGCGGGTGATGATCGCCATGGCCCTGTCCTGCGAGCCGAGTCTGCTGATCGCCGACGAACCCACCACCGCCCTCGACGTCACCACCCAGGCCCGGATCATCGACCTGCTGGTCGACATCCAGTCCGACACCGGCATGTCGATGATGTTCATCACCCACGACCTCGGGGTGGTGGCCGAGATAGCCGACGAGGTCGTGGTGATGTATCTCGGGACAGTCGTCGAACAGGGCAGCGTCGACGACATCTTCCACGACCCGAAACACCCGTACACCAAGGCGCTTCTCGCCTCCATACCCACCATGGGCCGGGGTGCACGCCAGCCGTTGAACTCCATCCGTGGACAGGTTCCGCACCCGCTCGACCGGCCGGCTGGCTGCCCCTTCCACCCGCGGTGCGACTACGCCGTACCAGGGCTGTGCGAGACGGTCGATCCTCCGGTGGTGGAGCTCGACGGTGGTCGGCGGGTTCGGTGCGTACGACACGACCCGGACGTGATGGCCGGCCATCTCCCCATGGTCGGAGAGCTCGGAGAGGACCCTCGATGA
- a CDS encoding ABC transporter substrate-binding protein, whose protein sequence is MTGNLGSRRDISRKDFLALGGVLAGASLLPGCSAFSMDPDTADRSRSGRKAGAAPAKGKEAPMLAARVKAGSLPPVDKRLPANPRVIQPLERAGVYGGTWRTVEASTDPSWLWMTVCHDHLISWDPTWSKIIPNVAESYEIRGDGREYVFKLRAGMKWSDGQLFTADDLLFWYEKIYLNKEITPVLPSTLQINGKPLVVEKQDDHTVTFRFPEPNAVFLQNLAIHGPPFRLLPRHYLEQFHKDSNPGLGDDWAQKFLEKIDELNNVDLPVITGWVPKNPHGDGDRQVWERNPYYFKVDPDGSQLPYIDKVVFTFFQEQGPLILQAANGDVDLYMRAEVTTPKNRPVLARGQKNGGYKLVKVKDPTHNTIGICLNLTHEDPDKRKMFQNKDFRIGLSHAINRPQIIDLVFLGQGVPWQTAPRPEVPFYKSDDMGKQYTEYDLGLARQHLEKAGYARTDARGRRLGADGRPIVISVLIQSRYPVMIDAMEFVKGTWAKVGVELRIDTASPELVGTRMDANKYDCTLDVGEIGYVDMLTDPRWLFATGGSSYAPLWSRWYEGGAPKEEPPEAMRRQAAIYRQKVVGTSDVDTQYAGIREIIEIARDEFWTMGISRPASSYAIVSDRIHNVPGDDKMWLAFKCPYPAVTNISQYYLEGE, encoded by the coding sequence ATGACTGGGAACCTTGGTTCGAGACGCGACATCTCCCGCAAGGACTTTCTCGCGCTGGGTGGTGTGCTGGCCGGTGCCAGCCTGCTCCCTGGATGCAGTGCCTTCTCCATGGATCCGGACACGGCCGACCGGTCCAGGTCCGGCCGCAAGGCGGGAGCCGCCCCGGCCAAGGGCAAGGAGGCCCCCATGCTGGCGGCGCGGGTGAAGGCGGGAAGCCTGCCGCCGGTGGACAAACGCCTGCCGGCGAACCCGAGAGTCATCCAGCCGCTGGAGCGAGCCGGAGTCTACGGCGGCACCTGGCGTACGGTCGAGGCCAGCACCGACCCGAGCTGGCTGTGGATGACCGTGTGCCACGACCACCTGATCTCGTGGGACCCGACGTGGAGCAAGATCATTCCGAACGTCGCCGAGTCCTACGAGATCAGGGGCGACGGACGGGAGTACGTCTTCAAGCTGCGGGCAGGCATGAAGTGGTCCGACGGTCAGCTCTTCACCGCCGACGACCTGCTCTTCTGGTACGAGAAGATCTACCTGAACAAGGAGATCACGCCCGTCCTCCCCTCCACGCTGCAGATCAACGGCAAGCCGCTGGTGGTGGAGAAGCAGGACGACCACACGGTGACGTTCAGGTTCCCCGAACCCAACGCGGTCTTCCTGCAGAACCTCGCCATCCACGGCCCGCCATTCCGGTTGCTCCCGCGGCACTACCTCGAGCAGTTCCACAAGGACTCCAACCCCGGACTCGGCGACGACTGGGCACAGAAGTTCCTGGAGAAGATCGACGAACTCAACAACGTCGATCTTCCGGTGATCACCGGATGGGTGCCGAAGAACCCGCACGGGGACGGCGACCGACAGGTCTGGGAGCGAAACCCCTACTACTTCAAGGTCGACCCGGACGGCAGCCAGCTTCCCTACATCGACAAGGTTGTCTTCACGTTCTTCCAGGAGCAGGGACCACTAATCCTCCAGGCGGCCAATGGCGACGTGGACCTCTACATGCGAGCGGAGGTGACCACGCCCAAGAACCGCCCCGTGCTGGCCAGGGGCCAGAAGAACGGCGGCTACAAGCTGGTCAAGGTGAAGGACCCCACGCACAACACGATCGGGATCTGCCTCAACCTCACCCACGAGGACCCCGACAAGCGGAAGATGTTCCAGAACAAGGACTTCCGCATCGGTCTGTCCCACGCGATCAACCGGCCGCAGATCATCGACCTGGTCTTCCTGGGCCAGGGTGTGCCGTGGCAGACCGCGCCCAGGCCCGAGGTGCCGTTCTACAAGTCCGACGACATGGGCAAGCAGTACACCGAGTACGACCTGGGCCTGGCCCGGCAGCATCTGGAGAAGGCCGGTTACGCACGGACCGATGCGAGGGGCCGGCGGCTCGGTGCCGACGGCAGGCCGATCGTCATCAGTGTGCTGATCCAGAGCCGGTACCCGGTGATGATCGATGCGATGGAGTTCGTCAAGGGGACCTGGGCCAAGGTCGGAGTCGAACTGCGCATCGACACCGCGAGCCCGGAACTCGTGGGCACCCGGATGGACGCCAACAAGTACGACTGCACCCTCGATGTCGGCGAGATCGGCTACGTGGACATGCTCACCGACCCACGCTGGCTGTTCGCCACCGGAGGCTCGTCGTACGCACCCTTGTGGTCGAGGTGGTACGAGGGCGGAGCCCCCAAGGAGGAGCCGCCCGAGGCGATGCGGCGACAGGCCGCGATCTACCGCCAGAAGGTGGTCGGGACCAGCGACGTCGACACGCAGTACGCCGGCATCCGGGAGATCATCGAGATCGCACGGGACGAGTTCTGGACGATGGGCATCAGCAGGCCGGCGTCGTCGTACGCGATCGTCAGCGACCGGATCCACAACGTGCCCGGCGACGACAAGATGTGGCTCGCCTTCAAGTGCCCCTATCCGGCCGTGACGAACATCAGTCAGTACTACCTGGAAGGGGAGTGA